GGCCGGATCCCGAAGCGCTGTTGACGGATACCGTGCGCGCCGCAGTGATGACGGCAAGAAAGCAAGCGGGCGATTTGCCATTGTTTGCCGGTGGCAAGTCGATGGGTGGGCGCATGACTTCACTGGCGGCCGCCCAGGGGCCGCTCGATGGCGTGCGCGGCTTGGTCTACTTCGGCTTTCCTTTGCATGCCATGGGCAAACCGTCGGCGGATCGTGGCGGTCACTTGGCGGAAATCCAAATCCCAATGCTATTTTTGCAGGGCTCGCGCGATGGTCTGGCGGATTTGAAATTGCTCAAGCCCGTGTGCAAAAAATTGGGCGCCAATGGCGAGCTCTACGTGATCGAAGGCGGCGATCACTCGTTTCATATGTTAAAAAGTGCCAAGCGCAGCGATGAAGAGGCGCTGTGCGATGTCGCTGAAAAAGCGGCGGCATGGATGATTGATCGAATTTAGTTTCGGGTTCCGGGTTTCGAGTTCCGAGATGATGCCGCGGACACGGTTTTTATGATCGTGCGTTGCCGAAATGGAGGAACGCTCCGAGAATCTTGAACCCGAAACTCGAAACTCGAAACCGATGGAACACCCCACCGACGAAGAAGAAGCGCTCTCTGCATTGAAGGGCGAAGACCGCGAGCTCGCCGCGACAGCCGAGGCGATGCTGTGGAGTATCTGGTGCCGCTCGGGCGATCGCGAAGTCGATCTGATTTTTCGTGTCGGTGTTGACGCGATGCAGGAGCGGCGGCTCGAAGACGCCGAGCATGCCTTTGGGAAGGTCATCACGATGGCGCCGGAGTTCGCCGAAGGTTGGAACAAGCGCGCGACGGTGCGCTATCTGCGCAAGAATTTTTCCGGCTCGATTACCGATTGCCAAGAGACGCTCAAGCGCAATCCTAATCATTTCGGCGCGGCGTCGGGACAGGGGCTTTGCCACTTGTCTTTGAACGAGGCCCGCGAAGCCGCCGTTTGTTTTCGCCGGGCACTGGATATTCATCCCCACCTTGAAGGCGCGCGCCACAATCTGGCATTGGCGGAGGAGGAGGGTGGGGGGAGTGGGTATCTGCACTAGAAGGCCGTTCCAACCGTTCAATCACTACGTTCCGTTCAAGCCGTTCAACCGTCTGACCCCGCACAGCGGCTTTGCACGGGTAACGTCGGCCTGCACTTGAACTCTAAACGGCGCTTACTTATAAGTTCTCGATCAACTTTTTCGGAGGATGCATGACTATTCGGGTAGCGGGTATTTGCGGTAGTTTGCGCGCAGCATCGTTAAACAAAGGTTTGCTGCAGGCGGCGGTGGAGTTGGCGCCGGCGGGGATGGAGATTGCGATTTACACTCGGCTTGGCGACATCCCGCCTTATAATGACGACGTTTTCACCAAGGGCGATCCGGAAGCGGTCGCCGACATGAAGAGTTTCATCGGCTCGCGCGACGCCATGCTGATTGTGTCGCCGGAATATAACTACGGCGTGCCGGGGGTGCTGAAAAACGCCATCGACTGGGCCTCTCGCCCGAGCGGCAAATGCGTGCTCAATCGAAAACCCGCAGCCCTCATGGGCTGCTCGCCTGGTCTTGGCGGCACGATTCGCTGCCAACACGCGCTGCGCCAGACGTTCGTCTTCACAGAGACGCATGTCATGTCGCAGCCGGAGATCAAGATTCCTTCGGCGGCGGCTCTGTTCGACACGTCGGGTCGTTTGACTGACGAAAATACCCGCCAACATGTCAAGAAGTTTCTTGAAGCCTTCGCGGTGTGGACCGGCCGCTTTAGGGATTAGTCAGACTCTACGACTATATATTGACAGGGAGCGAGTTGATCGGGTAGTGTTGCCGCCAAACGGGGGGTCGAAGCTCGATCTTCAAATCTGCACAAGAAAAGAGGGAGGCGCAAAGTTTCTATGTTAAAGAAGTTATTTTTGACGGTCGCTTTGCTTGTATGGGCCGCTGCCGGTGCGAGGGCGGCCGAAACGCCGTTACAACAGATCGCCGACGTGCTGGACGTGGACAAAACCAGGACCTTTCAGTTCACGGCCAACGGCCGGATGTATCACGTCGGCCAAAGCACGAGCCACATGGCGGCCTGGCCGCGCTACTACGTAAAAAGCCTGACCCGTGCCTACGATTTCACCGCTGGGGCCATGCGCGACCAGATGGTCCGCACCCAGGGCGAAGATCCGCCGAGCGGTGGCGGCGGTCAGCCTCTGGAGGGCGATCAGAATATCGTTTCACTGGTGCGTGACGGTGTGGCGTGGAATGAAGCCGGGAAAAACATGGTGCCGCGCTTTTGGGAGGTGAACGACCGCGAGCACCAACTGGTTATTTCGCCGCACGGGCTCTTGCGCGCCGCGTTTGCCAATAATGCCGCGGCGGTGAAGCGCATGATCAACGGGCGCGAAATGACCGTGATCACCTTTACAGACCGCGGTAAGCACCGGGTCACAGCTTACGCTAACGATCAAAACGCCATCGAAACGGTGGAGTCTTGGTATGGCAATCCGGTGGCAGGCGATATGAAGGTGGTGACCCACTACGGGCCTTATCGCGATTTTGCCGGCGTGAAGTTCCCGACCAAGATCGTTCAGTACCAGGACGGCCACCCGGCATTGGACCTGACCGTCACGGCGGTAAGAGCCAACCCGACACTAGATGTTCAGGTGCCGGCGGATGTGCGCAGCAACCCGGCCCCGGTCAAGTCCGAGAAAGTCGTCGACGGAGTTTGGCACCTGACCGGCGGCTCGCATCACAGCGTCTTAATCGAGATGAAGGATTATTTGATTGTCGTCGAGGGACCGCAGAGCGACGAGCGCTCCATGAATCTCATCGCCGAAGTCAAGAAGTTGGTGCCGGGCAAGGCGATTAAATATCTGGTCAATACGCACCACCACTTCGATCACTCGGGCGGCATCCGCGCTTTTGCCGCAGAAGGCGCTACGATCGTCACCCACGAGATCAACCGTCCCTATTTTGAACGAGCGGCCAACAATACCTGGAACCTCGCGCCCGATCGGTTGGCCAAGGCTAAGCGCAAACCAGTTTTTCAGACGATGGGCGACAACATGGTGCTGACTGACGGCAGCCGCTCGGTGGAGCTGTATCAGATCGTCGGCAATGGCCATCATGACGGCCTGGTCATGGCGTATTTGCGAAGGGAAAGGCTGCTCATCGAGGCGGATGCTTATACACCCGGAGCGGTGCCGAAAACGCCCAATCCTTTTTCGGTCAGTCTTGAAGCCAACGTGCGGCGCCTGAACATTGACGTCGATCGGATTTTGCCGCTGCATGGCAGTATCGTTCCCTACGTCGAGCTGCTGAAGGCCATTGGCAAGGACCCAGCGGCCAAGAAAGAGGCGGCTAAGAAAGAATAGGTTGGTCAGCCAAACCTGCAAAGAGCGCGAGCCCGGAAATTCTTCCGCGCTCGCGTTTTTTTTGTTGCAACTTGCCAGTCACTCACGTATGGAGTCTTTCAATCGATTCCCACCAAAGTAGGAGGTTCGAAGTTATGACTAAAGCCATAGTCGCGCTCCTCATGTTTGCGTTGATAAGTACGCGAGTCGAAGCCCAGGAATCCGATCTCCAGCGTGTCGCCGATGCGTTGGATGTCGCGACGATAAAGACCTTTCAGTTCACGGCCAACGGCAAGATGGGCGCCGTGGGCCAAAGCACGAGTCCAATGGCGCCTTGGCCGCGCCACTATGTGAAGAGCCTGGTGCGTCAATATGATTTCACCCAAGGCGCGATGCGCGAAGAGTTGTTGCGCACGCAGGGAGAGGCGCCGGCCAGCGGCGGCGGCGGGCAGCCGATAGAAATTGAGGCGCGGACCATCGCTCTGGTTAGCGGCGAGTTCGCGTGGAACGAGGCTGGCAAAAATACGGTGGCTCAGCCCCATCAAGTGACGAGCCGGGCCCATGAGTTGGCGCTCTCGCCCCATGCCTTGGTGCGTGCCGCTTTCGCCAACAACGCCTCGGTGACCAAGAGGACGATCGACGGGCGGCAGATGACGGTAATCGCGTTCAACGATCAAGGCAAGCGGCAGATCACCGCCTATGCCAACGACCAGAACGCCATCGAGCGGGTCGAGTCGAGCTATGGCCATCCGGTCGTCGGCGACATGAAAGTCGTGACGAACTACGGTCCTTACCGGGATTTTGCCGGTGTGAAGTTTCCGACCAAGATCGTCCAGTACCAAGATGGTCATCCATCGCTGGATGTTACCGTTACCGCGGTCAGAGCCAATCCGACGGTCACCATCGAGGTGCCGGCCAATGTGAGGAACGCAGAAACCGTCGTGAAATCCGAAAAAGCGGCGGATGGCGTGTGGTTTCTCGCCGGCGGCTCGCACAACTCGGCGTTGATTGAGATGAAAGACTATCTCATCGTGGTCGAAGGGCCGCAGGGGGATCACCGCTCAAAGGCGCTGATCGCCGAGGTGAAAAAGCTCGTGCCCAACAAGCCGATTAAATATCTGGTCAACACGCACCATCATTTCGACCATTCCGGCGGTATCCGCGCCTTTGCCGCCGAGGGAGCAACGATCGTGACCCATGAGATCAACCGGCCGTTCTTCGAGCGGGCGGCGCGCAATAGCTGGTCGCTGGCGCCGGATATCCTGGCCAAGTCGAAGAAGATGCCGGTGTTTCAATCGATGGGCGACAATATGGTGCTCACCGACGGGGCGCGCTCGGTGGAACTCTATCAGATCGGCGCCAATGCCCACCACGACGGCTTGATCATGGCCTACCTGCGCAAGGAAAAGATCTTGATCGAAGCCGACGCGTTTTCGCCGCGCGGTATTCCGAAGACGCCCAATCCCTTCTCGGTGAATCTCGAAGCCAATGTGCGCCGGCTGAATATCGAGGTCGAACGGATTCTGCCGCTGCACGAGCACATCGTGCCGTACGGCGAATTGCTGAAAGCCATCGGCAAAGATCCGGCGGCGGCAAAGAAGCGATAAACGGTTGCCTTGTCCGGTCCCAGGGGCGCGAGCGCTGCAAAGACGGCGCTCGCGCCTTTTTTTGTGTTGCAAGTTGCCAGGCTCTCGCGTGGGGAGTTCTCCCAGCAGATAGGAGGTTTGCAATGAACAAAATCGCCGCAGACCGTTTGAAAATTTTGCGCGACGCCTTTCGTAAAACCATGGGCGATCCGGCGTTCCTTGCCGACGTCAAAGCAAGGAGGCTGGAGGCCGACCCGGATTCCGGTGAAGAGGCCGAAACGCTTGCCAAAGAATCGGTCAACCTATCCCGCGATGTGATCGCAAAAATGAAAAAGCTGCTGGAAGAGTGACGGCGCAAGTGCCGCGCTTCGCGACTTGTCGTTGGTTCTGCCAAAAAATCCTCTCGCTTATTGTAGACCTGCTGCCCGTGTCCGTCGTTTCTCCACCACGTGCTCACAATGCTGAGCAAACGCGTGCACTGCGTTGACGGGCTCGCGTTGTCTGTTTGACACACTTTTTTCTTTCTTATTCCTGATTCCTGCGGGTGCACATTGCGCGCGTCGTGGATCGAAGCTGGCATGTCTTTTGGGTACGCCAATGCTTAAGAGTGCGCTGATTTGTGCCGAACTACTACATACAGAGAAATTACTCTGTGTCGATGGCGACAGAAGCGCTAATAAACGGAAGGTAGTTACCATGACGACGTTAATCTGCCCCAAATGCGACCGGGAATTCGTCAAGCGGGTGAGCCGGCAAGGGTTGAAAGAAAAGATCCTGGGTTTCTTCTACGTTTATCCGTTTCGCTGTCAGTTGTGCGGCTTTCGCTTCCGCTTTCTGCAGTGGGGCGTGGTTTACATGCGTGTCTACGAAGACCGGCGTGAGTTCGAGCGTTTGGCGATCAACATTCCGGTCTCTGTGATTGGAAAGAACATGTTTTGTGAGGGCCTCTTGTCCGACATTTCAGTGGGCGGTTGTACTCTCAAACTGGATGAGACGTTTGGCGAAGGCGATCTTTGCCGCATCAATATTAATTTGCCGCACGAAGTGCAGCCACTCAAAGTCGCTGCCGCGGTCGTGCGTACCGTGCGCGGCAATGAGCTCGGCGTCGAGTTTCTCAAGTTTCACGACAACGAACGTGAACGGCTGCAGTTGTTTATTCGCAGCCTGCTGATCGGTCGGCGTCTGCCGACCGACGCACCGCATGCGGCGATTCCCGCCGCGCTGCCCGGTGTTGCGGGCGACAGTCACGCCGCGCTTTAGTCGCTGCACTCAATTCTTTGTTCAAGAAAGCGGCGCTCCTTGGAGCGCCGCTTTCTTTTATGGCGGGCAATGGGGGCTAACGATTCCAGATCTTCTGCCACCACTTGGCGGCGGTGCCGCCGCTCGTGCTGGCACTGCGCAAGTTCATCTGGTCGCGAATGTCGGCGAGCTTCCAACCCGTCAGGTCGGCTAGCTGTAGCGCTTCTTTTTCCTGACGGCGCTGCACTTCGCGATAGTACTCCTCGCTGGCGGGACAGGATTTGTCTTCTCCCTTCCATGGGTGGCGCAGCACATAACGGGCTTGGAAATTGTTGCGGTCGGCGGTCTCCTGAAGGACCAAGTCTTCGGGAAAACGCTGGGCATCGTAGCGCACGTGCATGCGCGTGACGAAGACATCGCGCGCGCCGCCCATGGGTGGGATGGGCATGATCTGGCGGCGGCCTCGATTCGGCGCGTTCTCCGCAGGGCTGTCGTTTAGCCAGAAAACTCCCAGGCTGCGCAATTCTTCGTGCGACAGCGGGTCCGCCGCGCAGGGGTCGCACCAGTTCATGTCCCACGCATATTTGGTGAACACGGCGCGCATATCGGCTTTCTTGACCTGTTGATCAAACATATCCCGGTAGAAGTCTTTGAAACGAGTTTTGATGTAAATCGGCAAGTCCATGTCGGTGGGCAACTTGACGCTGCGATAGTTGGTCGGTTCGACACGGCCTTTGCGAGTCAGCGTGTAGATAAAAAGCTCCTGATAGCCGTCGGCGTTCAACGTGCCCAGGCGCAGCGGCAGCATGAACTTGGGCGATTCATAAGCCACTTGGATTGGCCGCAGGTAGTTGAAGCCGAGCTTGGACTGTTCTTTCAAGTTCACCTTGGCGACAAAGAAGTGATTCTTCTGTTTGATGTAGCTGCCGAGCACTTCGGAAGCCCCTTTGGGCAGGCGATAACCGTTCTCTTTGAGATAAGTTTCCAAGCCTTGGCCTTCCTTTGCCGAAAGAATCACGATGTCGTACTCGCCGACGGTGTATTGGGCTTGAACCGTCACGCCGAGCGTTTCGGCTCTGCCTGAGGCGGCGGGCGCTGCCGACTTGTGCAGCGCCAAGTCAAAGTTGCTGCGCTTTTCCATCAGCGCGAGATAGCAAGGGCTATCATCATGGTATTCCACCAGGCGGGGCGACGTGTAGGCGTCGAGGTGGTCGATGACTTTCTTGTCACCGACGTTGATTTGGCCGCGCTCGATCAGTGTCGGCACCGGGACGACCACGGCGAATTCTTTCGGGTCACCCTTGAAATCGTTGACCATGGTGATCACGGTCTTGTCGTCCTGGCGGGCGAGCACGACTTGAGAGGCTTTGTTGAATATTTTGGTATCGGCTTTGGCGACGTAAAAGCCGCAGAAAGCTTGAGCTTGGCTCGCGCTAGCCAACAGGCTGAGCAATAGAGCTAGGCGTAAAACGATTCGTTTCATGGGAGTCTCCTTGTTTCGATCTCGCAGGGGTTAGACTGTTCCATTCGTATTTGGTTCCGGGGAAGAGTCGATCAATGAACGGCACGAGCGCAGAACAGACGACCAGCGACCAGAGTAGGCCATTGGTGCGATACAAGCCGAACTGCACATAGGCAGCGCCGGCGGCGACGAGCGCGGCGAACAATATCCGCCCAAGGCGCGAATTGGGTGTGGTTTTGGGATCGGAAATCATGAAGAAGGTAAACAGCAAGAGCGCGCCGCTCTGGAGCTGCTTCATCGGAATCGCCAGCGGATCGCCGAGCCAGTAGGCGCGGCCGAACAGGATGCCGGCGTAGCAGAGCATGAACGCGTAGCTTACATCGCTGCGCATCGCGCGGTGGATCACCATGCCGCCCAGGCAAGCCATGAGAAACGCAAAGTAAAGTTTGCTGCCCCATTGGGCTGGCGACACCCAGACAGTTCCATCTGTGAGCGCGATCAGCGCAACGATGCCGAAGTTGGTCGGGTTGAAAATATGCTTATTATTCCACCTGAGGACGAACTTGCTGGCGATGGAAATGATTGCCGCAGCGATCATCAGGGCGGGCTCGTTGGTGCGCAGTAGTAGGCAAAGCGAGAGGCCCGAGATCAACGGACTCAATGGGTCGAACCTGCTTGTCTGCCCGAACTCCGTGCAGACGTACTGAGTAGTAAGAACAGTCCTCAGTAACAGGACCGCCTGTGGCCAACCGACGTCGAAGCCCAACCAATTCATGCCGTAGACCAGTAGCGAGGCGAGGACCGCAATTTGGTAGTAGCGCGGGTCATTGGGGAGCCAAGAGGCGAGTGGAGTTATGTTTTTGGTTGCTGCAGGGCTCATAGTCTTCTGTTCCAGGCTCCCGTTTCTGCGATGGTTAGACAGCGGCCCAAACAAAAAGTTCCGGAAGGGGGCGTGACCCGTCTGAAATCTTTAATCTGAGATTCCGAGCGCAGCGAGGAGGAGCTTGACGCCCCGGCGGGTCCTTAAGTAGAGTAGGGCTCCATAATTGGCCCAGTTGTCTCTAAGACAGATTCACTGAAACCGAACCCAAAAGGAGGTCAGCCATGTTCGTATGTCTATCCCCCGGAGGTCAGTCTGTAACGACCGGCGAGTCGCAGACCGATCGTTTGCTGGTCGGCACCACCACCGGAATCTTTTCTTTCCAGAAAAACGGCGCGTCGTGGTCCAAGCAGGAAACCATGGTGCCGGGCAAGCATTTCAGCTCGATCATTTTCGAGCCCACGACCAAGTCGCTGTTTGGCGGCACCTACGGCAACGAAATTTATTTCAGCGCCGACCTGGGCAAGACCTGGGAGCAGCGCGACAGCGGCATCGGTGAGAAAGAAATCTACTCTCTGGCAAGCCAAGTCGTAAACGGCAAGCCGCGCGTCTACGCTGGCACGCAGCCGGCGCATCTTTATTACAGCGACGATCTGGGCAAGAGCTGGACCGAGCTGCCGAACCTGCGCAACGTCCCGGGCGTGGAAAAGTGGACCTTCCCGGGTCCGCCGCATCAGGCTCACGCCAAAAGCATCACGTTCCACCCGACCGATCCGAACACGATATATGTCGCCGTCGAAGTGGGAGGCTTTCTGCGCAGCACCGACGGTGGCAAGACCTGGTCGACGGTGGAGAATATTAACCCCGACGCGCACCGCGTGCTGGTGCCGACCAATGACCCCAGCAAACTCTATGGCACGGCGCCGACCACCAACTGCGGCCCCGAGACTGTCGCGGGCTTCTGCGTCAGCGGCGACGGCGGCGTGAGCTGGCAGAGCATGACGCCGCGCGACTTCCGCATCGGCTACGTCGATCCGTTCTTCGTCCATCCCAAAGATCCTAATCTACTTTTCGTCGCCGGCGCCAAGACCGGCCCCGGTACCTGGCGCAAGCTCCACACCGCCGATGCCCGCATCGCGCGCAGCCGCGACGGCGGCAAGAGCTGGGATATTTTGAGCAAAGGGTTACCGGAGCATATTCGCGCCAACATCGAAGGTATGGCCATGGACGTGTGGAACGGCGGCTACGCAATGTTCGCCGGCACCACCGACGGCGATGTCTTCTACAGTCAGGACGAAGGCGAGAGCTGGCAGACGATCATCCAAGGCATCGGCGCGGTGTCGAAGTCGCATCACTACGTGAATCTGTCGTTAGACCCCGAAGCAGCGCACCACTAAGAATTCAGATTCGGATATTTTCTCGCCAAGACGCTAAGACACAAAGACAAGAGAGTGAAAAGGGGCACGGTAATCCGTGCCCCTTTTTTATTCCTGCCTTGGCGTACTTTGCGAGCTTGGCGCGAGAAGAGTTTTCGGATCCGGAATTTTCTCTCGCAGAGACGCAGAGGCGCTGAGTTTCGGAAAATGGTCTTTGAATATTCATTTTGCTTGGCGTCCTTTGCGCTCTTTGCGCGAGGTCATTCTTTTCCGAAAGTTGCACTAAGGTTATCTCGCGCCAAGCACGCCAAGGGCGCAAAGTTCGGACAGTTGACAATATGGTTATCTTCGACCCTTGAGGATCCTAAGGTACGACTTTAGAATCCTCAAAGCATGGTTGTCTCCGACCATGGCGCCTTTGCGTCTTTGCGGGAGATATCATTCCGAGCGCCTCACCCCTGACCCTTCACCCCTCACGAGTCCGCGATTCCTTTCCTTGACGCCAGTCGCTGACCTGGCGTACTAATCGGCAGGTTCGTCTTTATGGCAACGACTCGCAAAAAACGCCCGGCGAAGGCTACCGCCAAGAAGCCTCTCACGTCGAAGAAAAAGGCGCCGCCCAAGAAGGTGCAGGGCGTCGATGCGTTGAAGCGCGAGCTCGCCGAGGCGCTGGAGCAGCAAGCGGCGACCAGTGCGATCTTGCGCATGATCGCGAAGGCGCCGGGCGACTTGCAGGCTGTTCTGGACGCCGTGGCGGAGAAAGCCGCGCGGCTTTGTGACGCGACCGACGCGCAGATTTTTCAACTGGAGGACGAAGATATTCATCGCGTCGCCGCCCACGGCGACCTGCTGGCCGCACTCGATCATACGCCCTACAATCGTCAGTCACCCGCTGGTCGCGCGATGATCGATCGGCAGCGGGTTCACATCCGCGATCTCGCCGCTGTGGTCGATACCGAGTATCCCGTCATTCGAGACTATGCGCGGCGGATCGGTCATCGTACCACGCTGGCGGTACCTTTGTTGCGCCGAGCGCAACCCATCGGTGCGATCTTGATTCGCCGTACCGAAGTCTGTCCGTTTTCCGAGCCACAGATCAAGCTCCTCGAAACCTTCGCCGATCAGGCGGTGATTGCTATCGAAAACGCGCGTCTGTTCCAAGAGCGGGAGACGCGCAACCGCGATCTCGCGGCGCTGCACGATGTGACCGCGGCGGCGAGCCGGTCGCTGGAGATCAAGCCGGTGCTCGACGAGGTGGTGAAGAAGATCACCCAGATTTTCCACTTCGACGCGGTGCGAATTTTTCTGTTTGACGAGGAGCGAGAGGTACTGAGCTCGGTCGCGGCATACGGCTATCCCGACAGTGCCGCCGCTCCCCAGAGGATGCGCCGGGGACAGGGGATTCAAGGACGTGTGGCAGAGACCGGGGAGCCGATCATTTTCGAGAACATCAAGACCGACCCGCGGTATCTAGAATTGAGCCAGTCGAGGTCGAGCCAATCGCGTGATTACTGCTTCTTCGGCATATTCCCAATCAAAGCCAAAGTCAGATTCGCCGGCACCATCGCCTGTCTAGGCAATGAGCCGCGCAAGTTAACTGCCGAAGAAATCCGCCTGATCCAATCCATGTGCGACCAGGTCGGCGTCGCGGTAGAGAACATCAATCTCTTCGAGCAGGTGAGACGCAAGTCCGCTCAACTCGAAGCGTCGAATGCCGAGTTGCGCGAGGCGCTCGATCAGCAGACCGCCACGAGTGAAGTACTCAAGGCGATTAGCCGCTCGACCTTCGAGCTGCAACCGGTGCTCGAGATGCTGGTCAAGAACGCCACGAAGCTTTGCGGCGCGGACACCGGGTTCATTTTCAGACCGGATGGGAACGTACTTCGCCTGGCGGTTGCCTGGGGAGCGTCGCCCGAGGTCAAGACCTTTTACGACCAGAACCCGGCGCCGCTCGATCGCGGCAGTCTCGTTGGCAGAACTATGCTTGAGCGCCGCGCGGTTCACATCGAGGACGCGCTGGCCGATTCCGAGTATCGGTGGACCGAGAGCCAGAGGCTGGGAAGGTATCGAAGCATGGTGGGCGTGCCGCTGCTCAAAGAGGGTGTGCCGCTTGGGATCATCGGCATGTGGCGCGAGGAAGTCCGACCCTTTACCGAGCGGCAGATAGAATTGGTCAGATCCTTCGCCGATCAGGCCGTCATCGCGATTGAGAACGTGCGGTTGTTCAACGATCTCAAGGAATCGTTGGAGCAGCAGACTGCAACGAGCGAGATCCTCGGCGTGATCGCCAGCTCGCCAACGGATATTCAGCCGGTGCTGGATACTGTCATTACTAACGCGGTGACCTTAGCCGGTGCCAAGCAGGGTCATATCCGTCAGCTCGATGGGGAGTTTCTCCGAGTTGTCGCGCATTACAATGAGAGCCCCGGGCAACTGGAACACTTGCGCGCCAATCCCGTTCGCGTTTCAGAAAGTCTCCTGGGTCGTGCATTTTTTGAGGGAAAGCCGGTGCACGTCCTTGATGCGCAGGAGCCCGTGCCCGGCGTTGCTAGAGCCGTGACCTCCGCGCTCGGCACGCGGACGATTCTGGCGGTGCCGTTGCTGCGAGAAGATGTGCCGATCGGCGGCCTGACAATCTGGCGCGACGTTGTCGAACCATTCACTGAGCGACAAATCGAACTGGTCAAGACCTTCGCTGATCAAGCCGTGATCGCCATCGAGAACGTCCGGCTATTTCAAGAATTGAAAGAATCGTTAGAACAGCAAACCGCGACGAGCGAGATTCTTCAGGTCATCGCTAGCTCGCCGACTGCGATTCAGCCGGTGTTGGAAACCATCACCGAGCGGGCCGCACGCGTCTGCGGCGCGAACGATGCCGTGTCGCGACTGGTTGACGGGAATGTCATGCGCTTGGCTGCGCATTACGGACCGGTTGGCGATGTGGCCGCTGAACGGCTAATCAACCGCCGATCACCGCCCGGGCAGGCGGTGGTCGATCGAGACGTTGTGCATGTTGAGAACATCGGGCTTGTGGCGGAGACGGAGTATCCAGACATCGTCGATACGGCCCGCCGAGTCGGCGCATGGAATGGCACTGTTCTCGCTGTTCCTTTGTTACGCGAAAGCGGTGCGATTGGTGTTATCCATTTTCGTCGGGTAGAAATGCGACCGTTCACCGACAAGCAGATAGCTCTACTCAAAACCTTCGCCGACCAGGCGGTCATTGCGATCGAGAACGTGCGGCTGTTCAAAGAATTGCAAGAACGCAACGCCGAACTGCGCGAAGCGCTGGAGCATCAGACGGCGACCTCCGAAGTGCTGAGCATCATCAGCCGCTCGCCGACGGACGTGCAGCCGGTGCTCGACGCCATCGTCGAGAGCGCGGCACGGGTATGCGGAATTGATGACGTGATATTGAGGCTGCGAGACAGCGATAGCTTGGTTACCCGAGCGCATTTTGGGTCCATCCCGATCGGCGGGGTCGAGATCAGCGTCGATGAGCCGCAATACCGTTGGCTGAACGAACATGGGACGCTGCATGTTCCCGATGTCCGCGCCCAGGACCAGTTCCCGACCATGGGCGCCGCCGGCAATTGGCCGACGATGTTATTCGTCCCGCTTCGTCAGCAGGGCGAGTTGGTCGGCAACCTGGCCGCTCGACGTACGGAGGTACATC
The window above is part of the Deltaproteobacteria bacterium genome. Proteins encoded here:
- a CDS encoding DUF2330 domain-containing protein, which encodes MKRIVLRLALLLSLLASASQAQAFCGFYVAKADTKIFNKASQVVLARQDDKTVITMVNDFKGDPKEFAVVVPVPTLIERGQINVGDKKVIDHLDAYTSPRLVEYHDDSPCYLALMEKRSNFDLALHKSAAPAASGRAETLGVTVQAQYTVGEYDIVILSAKEGQGLETYLKENGYRLPKGASEVLGSYIKQKNHFFVAKVNLKEQSKLGFNYLRPIQVAYESPKFMLPLRLGTLNADGYQELFIYTLTRKGRVEPTNYRSVKLPTDMDLPIYIKTRFKDFYRDMFDQQVKKADMRAVFTKYAWDMNWCDPCAADPLSHEELRSLGVFWLNDSPAENAPNRGRRQIMPIPPMGGARDVFVTRMHVRYDAQRFPEDLVLQETADRNNFQARYVLRHPWKGEDKSCPASEEYYREVQRRQEKEALQLADLTGWKLADIRDQMNLRSASTSGGTAAKWWQKIWNR
- a CDS encoding PilZ domain-containing protein, translated to MLKSALICAELLHTEKLLCVDGDRSANKRKVVTMTTLICPKCDREFVKRVSRQGLKEKILGFFYVYPFRCQLCGFRFRFLQWGVVYMRVYEDRREFERLAINIPVSVIGKNMFCEGLLSDISVGGCTLKLDETFGEGDLCRININLPHEVQPLKVAAAVVRTVRGNELGVEFLKFHDNERERLQLFIRSLLIGRRLPTDAPHAAIPAALPGVAGDSHAAL
- a CDS encoding MBL fold metallo-hydrolase is translated as MTKAIVALLMFALISTRVEAQESDLQRVADALDVATIKTFQFTANGKMGAVGQSTSPMAPWPRHYVKSLVRQYDFTQGAMREELLRTQGEAPASGGGGQPIEIEARTIALVSGEFAWNEAGKNTVAQPHQVTSRAHELALSPHALVRAAFANNASVTKRTIDGRQMTVIAFNDQGKRQITAYANDQNAIERVESSYGHPVVGDMKVVTNYGPYRDFAGVKFPTKIVQYQDGHPSLDVTVTAVRANPTVTIEVPANVRNAETVVKSEKAADGVWFLAGGSHNSALIEMKDYLIVVEGPQGDHRSKALIAEVKKLVPNKPIKYLVNTHHHFDHSGGIRAFAAEGATIVTHEINRPFFERAARNSWSLAPDILAKSKKMPVFQSMGDNMVLTDGARSVELYQIGANAHHDGLIMAYLRKEKILIEADAFSPRGIPKTPNPFSVNLEANVRRLNIEVERILPLHEHIVPYGELLKAIGKDPAAAKKR
- a CDS encoding alpha/beta hydrolase produces the protein MGKEIQFVAGAKGGIVSGLLLKPGDAKALLVFAHGAGAGMRHRFMEDTSIQLSERGIASFRYQFPYMEKRSKRPDPEALLTDTVRAAVMTARKQAGDLPLFAGGKSMGGRMTSLAAAQGPLDGVRGLVYFGFPLHAMGKPSADRGGHLAEIQIPMLFLQGSRDGLADLKLLKPVCKKLGANGELYVIEGGDHSFHMLKSAKRSDEEALCDVAEKAAAWMIDRI
- a CDS encoding MBL fold metallo-hydrolase, with the protein product MLKKLFLTVALLVWAAAGARAAETPLQQIADVLDVDKTRTFQFTANGRMYHVGQSTSHMAAWPRYYVKSLTRAYDFTAGAMRDQMVRTQGEDPPSGGGGQPLEGDQNIVSLVRDGVAWNEAGKNMVPRFWEVNDREHQLVISPHGLLRAAFANNAAAVKRMINGREMTVITFTDRGKHRVTAYANDQNAIETVESWYGNPVAGDMKVVTHYGPYRDFAGVKFPTKIVQYQDGHPALDLTVTAVRANPTLDVQVPADVRSNPAPVKSEKVVDGVWHLTGGSHHSVLIEMKDYLIVVEGPQSDERSMNLIAEVKKLVPGKAIKYLVNTHHHFDHSGGIRAFAAEGATIVTHEINRPYFERAANNTWNLAPDRLAKAKRKPVFQTMGDNMVLTDGSRSVELYQIVGNGHHDGLVMAYLRRERLLIEADAYTPGAVPKTPNPFSVSLEANVRRLNIDVDRILPLHGSIVPYVELLKAIGKDPAAKKEAAKKE
- a CDS encoding tetratricopeptide repeat protein, coding for MEERSENLEPETRNSKPMEHPTDEEEALSALKGEDRELAATAEAMLWSIWCRSGDREVDLIFRVGVDAMQERRLEDAEHAFGKVITMAPEFAEGWNKRATVRYLRKNFSGSITDCQETLKRNPNHFGAASGQGLCHLSLNEAREAAVCFRRALDIHPHLEGARHNLALAEEEGGGSGYLH
- a CDS encoding NAD(P)H-dependent oxidoreductase; the protein is MTIRVAGICGSLRAASLNKGLLQAAVELAPAGMEIAIYTRLGDIPPYNDDVFTKGDPEAVADMKSFIGSRDAMLIVSPEYNYGVPGVLKNAIDWASRPSGKCVLNRKPAALMGCSPGLGGTIRCQHALRQTFVFTETHVMSQPEIKIPSAAALFDTSGRLTDENTRQHVKKFLEAFAVWTGRFRD